DNA sequence from the Betaproteobacteria bacterium genome:
GCCCTGGTTCAGCAATACGGTGTTCGTCATCGTCGCCGACCACCAAGCTTCCGGCGCTGGCAAGACGGACCTACCGGTGGCACGCTACCGCATTCCTCTCATGCTCCATGCACCCAAGATCTTCCCGCCACGGACGGTGGACCGCCTCACGGCGCAGATCGACGTGGCGCCCACGCTGCTGGGGCTGCTCAATTGGAGCTACACCACCAAATTCTTTGGCCACGACTTGAACAAGATCGCGCTAGGCGAGGAGCACGCCCTCATCAGCACCTACCAAAAAGTGGGGTATATCGAGGACGACAAGCTGGTGATCTTGGAACCCGGCAAGAAAGTTCGCGTGGAAACCATCGACTGGAAAGACTTCAGCACCCGCCCCGCCGCCAACGATCCGCACTTGGTGGAAGAGGCCATCGCCAACTACCAGTCGGCGAGTTCGGCCTTTCACGAAGGACGCATGGGCAAGGATTAGCCTGCGTCAAGCGCTCTCATAGACCACGCCGTCCACCACGTGGTAACCCTCGCCTTGCGCCCCCAGGATGAGGGGGTTGAAATCCACGCTGACGATCTTGGAATCCGGCTCGCTCAGCATCCGCCCCACGGCCATGCAGGCATCGGCCAGCGCGATGACATCCATGGGTAGATCGCCCCGGATACCGTCGAATAGAGGCGCGATGCGCAGGCGCTTGACGGCGCGATAGACGTCGCTTTCGTTGAAGGGCCACAGCAATATCTGGGTATCCGGCAGGGCTTCCACGTACTTGCCTCCATCGCCCACGATGACCACGGGGCCGAACACCGGATCGATGCGCCCTCCGAGCATCAGCTCGCGCAGGCCGGTGGCCTTGCGCGCGACGATGACTCCGTTCGTCACGGCGCCGGCCATACGCAAAGTCTTCTCGAAATCGTCGTAGAGCTTGCGCACGTCCGCTTCGTTGTCCACGCCGAGCTTGACCAAGCCCCACTCCGATTTATGGGCGATGGTGGGCGAACAGCCCTTGATGACCACCGGCTCGTTGAACTCATGTAAGGCGGCCACGGCGGCTTCGGCATTGTCGCAATAGCGGTGATCCACCACGCGCAATCCATAGTGCGCGGCGGCTTTCAGGCTCTGTGCTTCGTCAAGCATGGTGAGATCCTTCGGTGCCTCGCGCAGTACCCCGATGGGCACCATGCCGCCTCTTTGCCGGGCTGTTTCGACAATCTCCAGATGGGAAAGGTACTGATTCAAAGCCGAGATGGCCTCGCTTTCCGTGGTAAACACGACCATGCCTTGGGCTTTGAAACGGTTAGCCACCACGGCTTGCGGCGCGGAGACCACCACGGGTTTGCCCGTGCGCTTGGCGAACACCGCGGAATCGGCGGCGAAGGCGGGCACATCGTACCCCTCGCCCGCGACGGGGATGCCGATGAGGAAAGCGTCCGCCGCGGGATCCTTGGCGATCACCGGAAGAATCTGGCTAAAGAGGGCGCTGTTGCTCAACAGCGCGGCGGTGAGGTCGATGGGATTGGTGGTGGTGGCGAAGGCCGGCAGAATTTTTTTCAGGTCTTCCTTCGTGTTCGCGCTCAACGGCGCCATGGTCATGCCCGCGGCAGTGGCCACATCGGCCGCCATCACGCACACCGCGCCGGAGTTGCTGATGGCCACCAGTTTGCGGCCCATGGATTTCGACCCCATAGGCTTCCAACCCTTCAAGTAGAGTTCCGCCGAGCCCACCCACTCGTTAACATCCTGGGCGCGCCAGATGCCGTGCTGCTCGAGGAATGCATCCACCACGCGGTCTTCGTTGGCCAGCGCCCCAGTGTGCGAGCGCGCCGCTTCCTGCCCTGCCGCCGTGCGGCCGGACTTGAGCGCGATGATGGGCAGGCCGCGCTCGCGCGCGATGAGCGCGGCATCGGCCAAGGCTTGCGCGTCGCGTACGCTTTCCAGGTACAGCAACAGCAATTTCAAGTCTGGGTCTTCCGCCACCACGGCGGCGAGTTCCGCCACGCTGGCATCGGCATCGTTGCCCGTGGCGTGGCAATGGCGCACCCCCAGCCCGCGCGCGCGCAATAACGCATAAGGCACCACGCTCATGGCGCCGCTCTGGCTGATGATGCCGATGGGGCCGTCCTTCGCCGGCGTCTCGATGAACATGGTGGAGAAGTTGAGTACCGCCCCATTGCCGAAATTGGCCAAGCCTTGCGAGTTGGGGCCGATCAAGCGCATGCCCTTGGCCCGCGCGGCTTCCACCATGGCACGTTCTCGTTGCACCCCAAGCGGATCGCTCGTTTCGCCAAATCCGGAGGAGTAGATCACCGTCGCGCGCACGCCCATGCTTGCGCATTCGCGCACGGCCTCGACCGCCGCTTCACCTGGTACCGCCACGATCGCCACTTCCGGCGTCTCGGGCAGCGCGCTCAGCGAGGGATAGCACTTGTACTTCTGCGCATCCTTGCGGTTGGGGTTGATGGGGTAGACCTTGCCCTTGTAGCCGTGACGGCCCAGGTAGAGCAGCGGCCGGCCGCCGATCTTGTTGGGGTTTTCCGAGGCGCCGATCAAGGCGATGGAGCGCGGATTGAGCAGTGCCCGCAGTGGTGCTTTGTGGTCTTCGTTCATGGTTGTAAATTGCGTGGTTATTCGCCCCCACCCTAGCCCTCCCCCGCATGCTTCGCATGCAAGGGAGGGAATGGTCGCGGTGCGCAAGCCCTCCCCTGCGCGAAGCGCGGGGGAGGGCTAGGGTGGGGGCGACGTTGTTGGCATTATTACGACTGCGCACGAAACAAGGGAATGTTGCGTCCGCCAAACTCGGTAAAGGTTGCGGCGACCGCATCGCCAATTTTGAGTCCGGGCTCGCCATGAGCCATCACGCGAAAGCCTTCGGCGCAATCCACAAGCACAATGGTGTACGGTGCATACGCGCGCAGCGCTTCCGCCGGTGCGCGCGTGACCACGGTGGCGGCATACACCACGCCCTTGCCCGAAGCTTGCGCGGTAGTGGGAGATACGTTGCCACAAGCGGGGCAAAAACCGCGCCGCATGTACCAGATGGCATGGCACGCGGGGCATGATTGGTAGGCGATGCCCGCCTCGCCGTGAGTCCAATCGAGCACGCTCATACTTGCTCCATGACCAGGCTGACATGCGAGGACATCACGCCGCCGTCGCCGTGCAAAAAGGCGAGCGATGCATCCTTCACCTGCCGGTTGGCCGCGCGCCCCGTCATCTGCGCATGAGTTTCCGCCAGATGTGCCATGGCACCGCCAGCACCGCAGTGGCCATAGGAAAGCAAGCCGCCATGGGTATTCAAGGGCACGGCGCCGTCGTGGCTGAAGTGGCCATCGCGCGCCATGTTGCCCGCTTGCCCGCGTGGCGCGAAGCCCAGTTCTTCCAGCAAGATGGTGAGGGTGATGGTGAAACTGTCGTAGACGGCGGCGTAGCGCACATCCTTCAATTCGATTTTGGCGGCGCGCATCGCACGCTGGGCACACGCGGCGGCGCCGAACTGGGTCAAGCTCCTTGCCGTGGTCACATGCTGGTGAGTGTGCGCCTGGCCGGTTCCAAGGATGCGCACACCGTAATCGTTGATGCGCTCCTTGCTCACCACGAAGGCCGCGCCACCATCGGATACGGGACAGCAGTCGAGCAATTTGAGCGGAGCGGCGATGGTCTTGGATTTCATCACATCTTCCAAGGTGATGGACTCCCGGAACTGCGCGCCGGGATGCATCACGGCATGGCGACGCATTAGCACGGCGAGTTCCGCCAGCTCGCGTTCGCCAATACCGTACTCGTGGCAATAGCGGCTCGCCACGAGCGCGTAGTAGGCGGGGATGGTGGCGCCAAGGGGCACTTCGTATTCGGAGTGACCCACTTGCGCGAGCGTGGTCATGGCCGCGTCCCGCGTCTGTCCCGTGAGGCGGTTCTCCCCCGCCGTGACCAATACATTCTTCGCCACACCCGCCTCCACGAGGTGATGCGCCAGCATGACCATGGCGAATCCCGTGGCACCGCCCACTTGCACGCCATGCGCGTAAGTGGGGGCCAGGCCATGGTGTTCCGCGAACGTGGTGGAGAGCATCAGATGCGGGAAGGTGGTGGAGTACGCGCAGATCAAGCCGTCTACCTCCTTGCGCTCCAGCCCCGCGTCGGCCAAGGCCAAGGTGGCGGCATCGCTCATCAGATCGAGCGTGTTGCGTCCTGGGTGTTTGCCGTAGGGGAGGAGGCCGTGGCCGGTGAGGAAAGACATGTTTGCGTGGGGCGTGAGGCGTGAAGGCGCGTGATTACACGGTGGCGATGGGGGTGAGCGGAGAACCGACCGCGCCGGGTAGGCGCAGCGGCGGGGCGGTGAGCAGGAAGCGGGAGCGTTTGTTCGCGCGCAACCATGCGGCGAGTTCCGTGAGGTACCACATCTCTCCCAGATTCACGCCGAGCTTGAACAAGCAGTGCTCGTGGATGGGCAAGGCCGCGCAACAGCCTGGGTGGCTGGTGGCGGGATGGGCCTCCACCGCGTAGTTATCCGCGATCAGGGAAACGAGCCCGCTGTCCGTGATCCATCGGAGTAGTTTTTGATCGCGGCCATCCAGCACGGCGCAAGAGTTATCCACGGTTTGGAGATCTGGCTTGCGGTTGAGGTCGAGCAATAGCTGGCTAAAGCCAGTGTGGATGCAAACCATGTCGCCTTCTTCCACGACGACGGAGTCTGCCTCCAGTATCCGCATGAGTTTGTCGTAGCCGATCACAGCACGCTCGCGCCCCACGTGGGCGTGAATGTCGATCATCACCCCCCGCCCCTGCACGCAGTTGGCCGCCATGTTCTCCACGCCCAACGCCTTGGCATGCGAAGTAGACTTCACCGGGAGGATACCCACCGCACCCGCATCGTCAGCGGAAGACGGGCCCACGATGTCGGTGCCGCCGCGGTAACCGTTATAGAACACCGGCTCGGGCTGTCCATCGCCATCGGCATCGAAGAGCTGGCCGACGTGCGCCAAGCTATCCCACTGTGTCGAGTACTGCAGATGGATGATCGCGACGTCGTCGTTGACGACGTCCGTCATGTCCGGATTATCCTTACCCAACTGATAATTCATGTTGGGCTTGCCGTTGCGCAAGGTGGGCCGCAGCACTGGCGGATGACGGCGGGGGTTGAGAACATTGCCGCCGGGGTAATCCAAGGGCAAGCTCAAGCAGAAGGCTTTTCCTGTCTTCACCTCCTGCACGGCCTTCAGGACGCGCGCCGGTGTCAGGAGGTTCAAGCGGCCGAGTTGGTCGTCGGGGCCGAAATCTCCCCAGGTGGATCCTTCCGGGCGGTGCTTCCAACGGGTCGTCGTATTCATGGTCATGTGGTTATTGTCTACCGCGAACGCTAAAGGGCCGGAGTTTAGCAAGCTATTATGACTCTCGCCCGGAGCATGGCGTAATGAAGAATCTCCCTTACTACCGATCCGATCCTTGCATTTCGATCATCAGGCAATCAAAATGCAAGGATCATGGCACGCTTATTGGACCGCCCGCACCTCACCGCCCGGATCAAGAAGGCGCTTCGGCGTTCGCCAATCACCGCCCTTCTGGGACCGCGCCAGTGCGGCAAAACCACTCTTGCCAAGCAGATAGCGAAAGATTCCGCCAGCACCTATTTCGATCTGGAGAACCCCTTGCATCTCGCCCGTCTCGAGCAACCAATGTCCGCCCTGGACGGCCTGCGGGGGTTGATAGTGATCGATGAAGTACAACGCCGCCCGGACTTGTTTCGCGTGCTTCGCGTGCTGGCGGACCGGCCGCGAAAGAACACACGCTTTCTTATACTCGGTAGCGCCTCTCCGGAGCTGATTCGCCAAGGTTCGGAAACGCTGGACGGCCGTATTGCCTTTGTCGAGATGGCTGGTTTCGGTCTCGCGGAGACCGGTCCCAACGATCTGGACCGGCTTTGGGTACGAGGCGGCCTCCCCCGATCCTACCTCGCACGAAGCCTTCAAGACAGCCTTGAGTGGCGCCAAGATTTCGTTCGCACCTTCCTGGAGCGCGATATCCGGGCACTCGGTATCAATGTGCCCGCTGCATCTCTGCGAAGGCTATGGATGATGCTGGCTCATTACCATGGGCAAGTGCTCAATGTCTCCGAAATCGCGCGCTCGCTCGGCGAAGGCCACACCACCGTTCGCCGGCATATCGATGTGCTGAGCGGAGCGCTGGTGGCGCGGCAACTTCAACCATGGTTCGAAAATCTCGGTAAACGCCAAATCAAAGCCCCTAAGATTTACGTTCGAGATTCGGGATTGCTGCATGCCCTATTAGGCATTCGCGACATGAGTGCCCTGGGAACTCATCCAAAACTCGGCGCCTCCTGGGAAGGTTTCGTCATCGAACAAATCGTCGGACAGGCGGGTGAGCGCAACGCGTACTTCTGGGCAACGCAAAGCGGCGCCGAGTTGGATTTGGTGCTGATGCTGGGAACACGGCGCATTGGCGTCGAGGTAAAGTACGCGGATGCCCCGCGCGCAACGAAATCCATGGCCATCGCACTCCGGGATCTCAAGCTCGACGCCTTATACATCGTCTATCCCGGCGCCGAGCCTTACCGGTTAAATCAGCGCACCGAAGTGCTACCTTGCGCGGCTGCGCTCGAGGCCATAGCAAGGGAAGGAGAAACGCGCTAACCGAAAGATTGGTTAGCATATGACGCTTACCGCATCATCTCACCGTGGAGGTCATGATGAAGCCGATAAGAAAGGCCGTACTCGTTTTGCTCGCATTGCTCTTGATGATGACTATCGTCACCTTCTTTCTTCCCGGCCGCCAATCGGCGCAACGTGCGCGCGATATGGCGGCACCGCCGGAAAAGCTGTGGCCTCTGATTGCCGGCCCCAAGCAGTGGCCCAAGTGGGCGGCTTGGAACCGGCGCGATCCCAATATGAAGATCACTTACGAAGGCGCGGAATCAGGTGCCGGCGCCAGGTGGGCGTGGGAGTCAAAATCCGAAGGCAATGGATCGATGATGTTCGATTCGGCGCAGCCCAACAAGCAGCTCGCCTACACGGTAACGTTCTCGGATATGGGTTCTACCGCTAAGGGAAAGATCGCTCTCGAACCCGCGGATGGCGGCACCAAAGTGACGTGGAGTTTTGAAACGGAGCTAGGAATTAATCCTTTGATGCGCTGGTTCGGATTGATGATCCACAGCATGGTAGGAAGAGATTTCGATGCGGGACTCGATAACTTGGACAAACTCACGAAATGAAAACAACGATCAGGATTGGCGCGGGTTCCGCGTGGTGGGGCGACCGTATCGAGCCCGCGGCGCTCAATGCGGAAAAAGGCGATCTGGATTACCTGTGCTTCGAGACCATGGCGGAAGCCACCGTCTCCGCGGCCCAGGTACGAGCGCGGCGCGATCCAAGCTTCCCCGGTTACGACACCTATCTCGACGACCGCATGCAGGCGGTGCTCCCCGCTTGCCTCAAGCGCGGCACGAAGATCGTCACCAACCAGGGATGGATCAACCCCAACGCCGCCGCCGAGCGCATCGTGCATTGGCTGCGCCACTTCGGCGCCAATGGCATTAAGGTCGCCGCCGTTTCTGGCAGCGTCATCAACGATCGCGTGTTCGAACTCACAGAGACGATTCTGGAGAACGGCAAACCAACCGCATCGCTGGCCGGCCAAATCGCTTCCGCCGAGGTGTATCTCGGTGCCGAACCCATCGTTGGCGCCCTGAAGCAAGGTGCGCACATAGTCGTCACGGGGCGCGCCGCGGACCCCTCCATTTTCATGGCGCCCATGATGTACGAATTCGGTTGGGATGCCCTCGATCACGCCAAACTAGGAGCGGGAAACGGCATCGGGCACTTGATGGAATGCGGCGCGCAGATCACCGGCGGATATTTCGCCGACCCCGGTTTCAAGGAAGTACCGCAACCTTGGAATCTCGCCTTCCCCATCGCGGAGGTGAATGCGGATGGCAGTGTGGTGATTACGAAGGTGGCCGGCACCGGGGGCGTCATCAATCTACAAACGGTAAAGGAGCAAATGCTCTACGAAGTGCACAACCCCGCCTACTACATCACGCCAGACGTAGTGGTGGATTTCACCACCGCGAAGCTTGAGCAAACGGGACCGGACCGGGTGCGCGTGACCCACATCGGCGGTAAACCCAGGACACCCACCCTGAAGGTTTCCATCGGTTGCATCGAAGGCTTTATCGGCGAGGATATGTTCTTCTACGCCGGCCCGGGCGCCCTACAGCGCGCGCAATTGGCCAAGAAAATTCTGGAGGAGCGCTTCAAAATCGTGAAGCTTCAAGCCGAGGAACTTCGTATCGACTTCCTCGGCCTGAACGCGATTCACGCAGACATGACCCCGCGCGATGCGCCTGAACCCTACGAGGTCGCGGTGCGGGTGGCCGCGCGCACCAAGACGAGAGAAGAAGCCGTCAAGGTGGGCCGCGAAGTGGATGGCATGGCCGTCTCGGGCGTGGGCATGACCGGCAAGCGCGTGCCCCACCAAGAGCGTACGCGCGAGATCATCGGCATCTGGTCTTCGCTCGTGGCGCGCGACAAGATTCATCCTTCCATTCGGATTTTCGAGAGCTGATCCATGCGAGTTCCCTTGAGACACCTGGCCCACGCCCGCTCCGGCGACAAGGGCAATACTTCCAACGTTTGCGTGATCGCCTATGCGCCTGAACTCTATCCGTTGCTCAAGGAACAACTGAGCGCCGAGCGCTTCAAGGCGCACTACGCGGGCGTGGTGCATGGCCGCGTGGAACGCTACGAGGTGGATAACATCGGCGCGCTCAACTTCGTGGCGTACGAAGCCTTGGGCGGCGGCGTATCGCGCAGCTTGTGCTTGGACAACTATGGAAAGTCGCTGTCCTCCAGGGTGTTGTCCTTGGAATTGGAGGTGCCGGACTCCATGCGCTCGTTTCTGGTGGGAATGAAATAACGCATCCATGCCTTAACCCCTTTTGCGAGAACCCCGCGTTTATAGGCAGGTTTTCTACAAAAGGAGAAGGTCATGGCTTGGTTGCGCAAAATATTTCACGTTGCATTCGTTCTTGCGCTGTTCGCTTGCTCCGCTCCGGAGCAACACGGTAACGAGAACCCGCCAACGGCGGCTAATACGATCTCGATGGGCGATGAGATCGCGGCACCGCCATCGCAACCTTCTTCCGAGGTTCTCAAAGAATTAGATGTGCCCGCGAAGGACAATTCCCTAGCGAAAAGCAAAGCAGAACCGCAACGGCACATGCGGGAAGAAAAACTCTTCCTCGGCGAATCCGCGGTGGCGAAGCGCGGGATTTACCCAGCGGTCCCCTCGCCTGCCTTACAGTCCGGCGAATTTTCCCGCTACGCCCCGCTTCCGGAAAACACCGAGAAGTACCAGCACATCGCTCAGCATTCGGTGCAACTCGTTTTCGAACATCCGGTGTCCACTTTCAGCATCGACGTGGATACGGGTTCCTACGCGAACGTGCGCCGCTTCCTCAACGACGGGCAATTGCCACCCGCGGATGCGGTGCGCGTGGAGGAAATGATCAACTACTTTCCGTACGCCTACGCCAGCCCGTCCAATCACGATCCTTTCGCGGCACACACCGAAATCGCCGCCACCCCTTGGAACCGCGATACGCATTTGCTGCGTATCGCCATCAAGGGAAAGGACTTGGCTAAAGCATCGCTGCCTCCGGCCAACCTGGTGTTCTTGATCGACGTGTCGGGCTCCATGGACGAGCCCAACAAATTACCTTTGCTCAAATCCGCCTTCACACTCTTCACGAAAGAGCTTCGTGCGCAAGACAAGGTCGGCATCGTGGTTTACGCCGGAGCCTCGGGCGTGGTACTGGAACCCACATCGGGTGCCCATCAAGGCAAGATTCTCGCGGCCCTGGACCGCCTCTCCGCGGGCGGTTCCACTCACGGCGCGGCGGGCATCGAACTGGCCTACCGCGTGGCGCGGCAAGCCTTCATTCCCGATGGTATCAACCGGGTGTTGCTGGCCACGGACGGGGACTTCAATGTGGGCGTCACGAACTTCGAGGCGCTGAAGAACCTCATCGAACAATACCGCAAGACCGGAATTTCCCTTTCCACATTGGGCTTCGGCACGGGGAATTACAACGATCAATTGATGGAGCAACTGGCCGGTGCCGGCAACGGCCACTACAGTTACATCGATACGCTCAACGAGGCGCGCAAGGCATTGGTGGATGAGTTCACTTCCACGCTAGCCACCATCGCCAAGGACGTGAAGATTCAGGTTGAATTCAATCCTGCCACGGTGGCCGAGTACCGCCTTATCGGTTACGAGAACCGCGCGCTTAACCGCGAGGATTTCAATAACGACAAGGTGGACGCCGGCGACATCGGCGCGGGCCACACGGTGACGGCGCTCTACGAGATACGTCTTCGCGGCCACGGCAAGAGCCTCACCGATCCGCTACGCTACCAACAAAGCCCTCAACACGCTTCCCGTACTGACGAAGTGGCCCTCCTGCGACTACGGCACAAGGATCCGAATGGCAGCGACAGCAAGCTGATGGAGACCGCCATACGCCTGCAAGATGAGCGCAAAAACATGGAAGCCGCTTCGCCAGAATTTCGTTTCGCGGTGGCCGTCGCGGCCTTCGGCCAGGAACTGAAGGGCGGCAAGTATCTCGGTAACTACGGCTACGAAGACATCCACCGCCTAGCGCAAAGCGCGGCCTCGGAGGACAAGTTTGGTTACCGCAGGGAGTTTCTGGAATTGGTGAAGATAGCCAGGAATCTGGCCACGAATACTGAATCTCGCTTGGATATTGCGCAATAGGCGGTTTGCGGTGAGGCGTGAGGCGAAAGGCGTGAGGCGATCTCACTCGCGGCGCCTCACGCCTCACGCCTTCTTCAGTTTCCCCCCAAACTGCTTACGCATCTTATCCACCTTGGTTGCCACCACGAAGCGGCAATAAGGCGGGTTGGGATTTTTCTGGAAATACTCTTGGTGATAGTTCTCGGCCGCGAAGAATTCCGTGGCTGGGGTTACTTCAGTGACGATGGGATCGTCGAAGATCCGGTCTTTGATGAGTTGTGCGATCTTTTCCTCGGCGATGCGTTTCTGCTCGCCCGAATGATAGAAGATCACGGACCGGTACTGCGATCCGACGTCGTTACCCTGCTGGTTAAGGGTTGTCGGATCATGGATGACGAAGAACATGTCCAGCAAACCGGAAAACGAAATCGCGGCGGGGTCGAAAGTAATCCGCGCCACTTCGGCGTGGCCCGTATCCCCGCCACAAACCGCTTCATAGGTTGGGTTAGATTCGGCGCCGCCCATGTAACCCGACTCGGCTTTCTCCACGCCTGCTGCCAGCCGAAGCGCCGCCTCTATACACCAAAAACATCCGCCCGCAAGCGTGGCGGTCTCGCGCTTTTCACTGCTCATGTGATGTTCTCCATTTTCTCGCTTATCTATCTATGCTTTCATAATTCATGACGTATTTTTCCCTCACCCTCGGTCCCTCTCCCGGAGGGCGAGGGAGGGGAAAAAAACGACGTAAGAGACGCGCGCTAGCGTACAACAATTTTCTCGCCTAGCCTCCTAACCAACGATGTATATCCTTGGTCCAATTTCGCTTTCATCCGCATCTCACTACTCTGGCGCCATGCCGTGAACGCTCGCAATACAAATTGCCCAAGAGGCTCACGGCGAAGGGTCTCGAAGAACCCAGCCCATTAACCCTTTCAAAGGAACTTCCATGAATACTAGACTCTTATTCGGAATCGGTACCCTGCCAGCCTTGGCGATCTTAACCGCTCTGCAAGCCAACGCGGGCGCCAACGACCCGGTGTGCACCATGGCGCGCGACGTGTCCAGCGTCTCGTGGCGAGCCTCGGCCCCTAGCATGAGCGCTCACTGCTTTGTGGAACGAAAAGTCACGGCGAACGCCAGCGGGCTTGACGTCTCCAATATCCTGGGACGTAGCGCGCCTCCAATTACCCTCGGCCAGAACACCGAGGCTACGGTTGCGTCTCGCGACTTACGGGGCAGCCCGGTGGAGGTGGTAATGGGACGCTCTGGTGGGTCCATCCCAGCCAAGGTGCGCAAGAGCGAGCAAAGCGTCGCCCGCGATCACTAAGCGGCTCGCATATATCCTTGGACATATGGCCGCACCGTAAAGGCTGGCGTAGTCTCTTTGCGTGGCCGGAAGTATTGGCCCGCGGAATCTCCTCCTGAGCTGTCTTGGATCCGGGGTTCGAGCCTCACCGCTCGCGCCTCGGTCTTTTTTTCCATCGCGGCAAAACGGGGCACAATAAAACGCACGGAGAGAAATCCATGAACCTGACGGATCCCCCCCGGGTCGCCGGTAACCCTGGTCCAGGGACGGAACTGGCCACGGGCGGCTTTCGCGCGGGGCTTTCGCTCAGCGCGCAGCACGTTAGAAGCGGTTCCAACGGCGAGGCGGAGCCTGAACAGGCTTGGCGCTTTGACGCCAGCGTGAAAGACTACGGGCTCACCCAAGTCGAGGCGGAGGTCTTGGCTCTCACCGCACAGGGCCTCACCAACTTCGAGGTCGCGCAACGCCG
Encoded proteins:
- the msrA gene encoding peptide-methionine (S)-S-oxide reductase, with protein sequence MSSEKRETATLAGGCFWCIEAALRLAAGVEKAESGYMGGAESNPTYEAVCGGDTGHAEVARITFDPAAISFSGLLDMFFVIHDPTTLNQQGNDVGSQYRSVIFYHSGEQKRIAEEKIAQLIKDRIFDDPIVTEVTPATEFFAAENYHQEYFQKNPNPPYCRFVVATKVDKMRKQFGGKLKKA